A region of the Agrobacterium sp. RAC06 genome:
AACCGTTATACGCTCCTGCTTGTGTCTCCCTTCGAGCCACAACGCCAGGCGGAAAACAACGAAGACGACAAAGACCACCGAATGCATGGTGACGGCGAGCGTGTTGCGGCCGAAGATCTCCGGCCAGACGGTGAACATCAGCATCTGCCCGCCCGCTGCCAGAAGCCACATCACCGGCCCCCACGAGCCAGCAACCCAGAGGCCGAGGGCGGCGACCGGAAACACGACCGCAAGCCCTGTGGCCGCCACCCGCCAGGGTGTCGACAAGAGATCGAAGCGGCCGAGGCCGTTCTGGCTGTAGCCGACAAGGAGCGCCCAGTACTGCAGACCGAACCACAGGCAGGACAGCGCCACCACGCGCAGAAAGAGCACGAAGATGGTCTCGGTGAGACTGCGAATGGGTGTCTGCGACGAATCAGCTTCCATGGATGGAAGATAGGCTGGCGACAATGCCTCCGCCAGCACGGCTAGCCGCCCTCCCCTGCTGATGTCAGCCCCTCTGCCAGGCGCCTGCTCAACAAAACACAGATCACGCATCTTCAGGCTACTGTTTTGCAAGCCCCGGTCGGCGTGCTAATCAGCAGCCGGACAGAGACGAAGGATCGCGATCATGACGGACAAGACACATCAGGTAGACGACGTCACCGGCCACCGGCGCATGCGCCGCCTGCGCAAGGCCGACTGGCAGCGCCGCATGGTTCTGGAGAACCGCCTGACGGTCGATGACCTGATCTGGCCGATCTTTGTCGTGCCGGGCTCCGGCATCATGGAGCCGATCGCGGCAATGCCCGGCGTCTTCAGAATGAGCGTCGACAAGGCGGTCGAGGCTGCCAGGGAAGCGGCCGACCTCGGCATTCCGGCACTCGCGACTTTCCCGAATGTGGAAATGGAGCTGCGCGATCAGACCGGCTCGGAAGTCCTGAAGGGCAACAACCTCCTCAATCAGGTAACAGCTGCGATCAAGAAGGCGGTTCCCAATATCGGCGTCATCACCGATGTGGCGCTCGACCCATTCACCAGCCATGGGCATGACGGCATCCTGCGCGACGGTGAAATCGTCAATGACGAGACGGTGGATCAGCTGGTGCGCGCTGCTGTTGCCCAGGCCGATGCCGGGTCCGACATTATTGCGCCCTCCGACATGATGGATGGCCGTATCGGAGCGATCCGCCGCGGGCTGGATGCCGCCGGTCACCAGAGCGTCGGCATCATGTCCTATGCCACCAAGTTCGCCTCCTGCTACTACGGCCCTTACCGCGAGGCGATCTCGACCAGCGGCCTTTTGAAGGGTGACAAGAAGACCTATTACATCGACCCGGCCAACGGCACCGAAGCCGTGCGCGATGCAGCACTCGATGTCGAGGAAGGCGCAGACATGCTGATGGTCAAGCCTGGCCTTCCGTACCTCGACATCTGCTGGCGCCTCAAGGAAAGCTTCGGGCTTCCTGTCTTTGCCTATCAGGTGTCCGGCGAATACAGCCAGATCAAGGCTGCCGCCGCCAATGGCTGGATCGACGGCGAGCGCGCCATGCTGGAAACGCTGCTCTGCTTCAAACGGGCCGGCTGCGATGGGATCCTCACCTATTTCGCACCCGAAGTGGCACGTCTTCTGGCCAAACAGGGCTGAGGTTCACGGATTATTGTATTCGGCATCGGGCTCCCCATATCTGAGGCACAACCTCAAAGGAGCCTGATATGAGCCTCGACAGCAATTCGTCCTATGCCGCCCCCGAAGACTGGCGCGCCTATAGCGGCGTGCTTTCGCGGCGCGTCTTTGCCTTCCTCGTCGACTACCTGTTCATCGGCCTCCTCTGGATCCCGGCGGCCGTGGTGGTCTTCTTTCTCGGCATCCTGACGCTTGGCCTCGGCTGGCTTCTCTATCCGATCCTGTTCTTCGTCGTCGCCGGTCTCTATTTCGGCATGTCTCTGGCGGGTCCGTCCCAGTCCACGCCGGGCATGCGGATGATGGGCATTGCCATGGTCCGCCTCGATGGTCGCAAGATCGACTTCGTCACGGCGGTCGCCCACCTCGCACTGTTCTGGATCCTCAACTCCGTGCTGACGCCGCTCGTGCTTCTCGCCGGCCTGTTCATCGAGCGTTCGCGCCTGGTGCATGACCTGCTGCTCGGCACGGCTGCGGTACGAACCTACTAAGCGTCACAATCTCCTATTGCGACAATGCACTCCGGCATCACGCCGGAGTGTTGACCTTTTTCATTCTTGCGCCATCCTACTTCTGACAGGTCACGCCAAAGGATTCTCTTCATCCGCATATGAACACGCAGACCAGCCCCTCCCCACAATTCTACCTGACGGCGCCTGCGCCGTGCCCGTATCTTTCGGGAGAGATGGAGCGGAAGGTGTTCACCCACCTGGTTGGGCAGCGTGCGACGGAGATGAACGATCTTTTGACACAAGGCGGTTTCCGTCGGTCTCAAAATATCGCCTATCGCCCGGCCTGCGAATCCTGCCGCGCCTGTGTGTCGGTCCGGGTGCTGGTCAATGAGTTCGAACCGAGCCGTGGCTTCAAACGCGTCGAGGCCGCCAATACGGATCTGGTTTCCACCGTCTTTCCGGCCCAGCCTTCGACGGAGCAATTCTCTCTCTTCCGCCACTATCTCGACCATCGGCACCAGAACGGCGGCATGTCGGACATGTCGGCGCTCGACTATGCGATCATGGTCGAGGACAGCCATGTGCAGACGCGGGTCATCGAGTACCGGCTGCGCTCACCGGGCGACGGCATCTCGGCCCAGCCGCGGGGAGAACTGATCGCGGTTGCGCTGTCCGACCTGATGAGCGACGGGCTGTCGATGGTCTATTCGTTCTACAATCCGGAAATGGAAAAGCGGTCACTCGGCACGATGATGGTGCTCGACCACATTCGCAGGGCCAAGGCGCTCGGCCTGCCGCATGTCTATCTCGGCTACTGGGTGCAGGGCTCGAAGAAGATGGGCTACAAGACGCGCTTCCAGCCGCAGGAACACCTGATGAACCAGGGCTGGACACGTTTCCCCCTCGATTCCGAGGGCTGAATCCATAAAAAGACGTGGGACGGACGGTCCCATTTCGGGACAGGTCAGCCCTTCGCAGCTGGATCGCTGCGAAGGGCTGTCTCATATCAGGACAGTTTGCGGATAATGCCGTAGACGATGTTCTTGTTCTGGCCGAAGCGCACGGTGGCTTCGACCGGAAGGTCACCCACGCTACCGTTGATAATGCGCCTCATGTCGGTCTCTGAGCGCAACAAAAGCGCCCAATTCATGAAGGTTTCCATGTAGCCATCGACCATGATATCGGTGGCAAAATTGGCAAACAGGAAAACACCATTAGGCTTGAGCATATTCAAGCAGCGCTGGGTAAGCTTTATGGAAACTTTGTCGTTCAAGTAGTCGTATAGCCCGGCCGCGTACACAAAGTCGAACTTTCCGAAGTCATGGCGACCGGCAAGAATTCCGCGCACCGAACCATCAACTGCTTCCACGCAGGTACCACCCAAGTCCCGGCTAATCGAACCTACACTGAGTGGATCCTGATCAAGCGCGACCCAACGTTTCAGACGACCTTCCTGTAAGGCAAAAGACCGGTTGGCTTCGCGCAAGTGGCCTGCGGCAATCGTCAGAACTTCCGCTCCGCTGCCGCGCGAAGAAGCAATTTCATCAACATGTTGGGTGAGAAGATCACGACGCTCGCGGACTGCAACTGATGACGACGCATCCTTGGTGTAGTTGTAGAGAGCTTTACCCAAAGGCGACGCCCCCGCAATTCTATCGGCAACACTCGGATGCCCGTAGATGAAGTCGAGCAACTGTGCATCCCCGGAATAACCGCGTGGCTTTTCGAAGGACCAACGAGTGAACGGGTCTTCCAGGAAGTACCTAGCAACCGGATGCTGTTGGGCGATCGGTATCAGCTGCTGCCAGACGCTGGGCGAATAGCGCTTCCGGATGTCGTGTAGAGAACCTGCAATCCGATGAATGATCTGTCGAGGCTCGGCACCCTGCTCGAATTGCTGCAAAGCTATTCCGAGGGTGAGGCCCAGCGCCGTGCGGGCTGTCCTTAACTCCTCATCCCTCCATTCCGTACCCGGCGCGACGACATGGGCGGCGATCGCTTCCGGAGTAATCAAGCTCTCACCGTCGAGTGTAAATCCAGTTTGACTCATATACCGCACCACCGTGAACAACGAAAACCTCGTTAATACTTCAGTTACCATATGTGCAGCTGCGAGATTGCGCGACTCGATTTGGTAACTTTTGAGGAGTTTGGTTAACAGCGCGGTGGTCGTCGTCCTGTGACGAGCCGGACCAATGCCTAGAGACTTGAAATATGGATACGAAAACACCTGCCGGGTCCTTCGCCGATGCGGATAACGCCGGAATGTTCAGAGAAAGCACGGGTGGATGATGGCTGAGAGACGGACTAACGGGCCGATCAAGCAAGCATCCCAAACCGGCGCAGTGGAGACCAATGGAACCTTTCATGTCGCACGCTGCCCTCAACGATCTTGAAGCGACTGGCAAAACCTGCCCAAGCCAAGCGCCGGTCTCGGCGTTGCGTAGGCTGTATCAGACCCATACCGGTCCTGTCCGCGTCACTAGTGCTCGACAGGGCCTGTGGGTCGCTGTCTTCGTCTACATGCTGTTTTCCGTCAGTGACCTCGTCCTCATCCCGGACGTGGCGTCTGCCACAATCCTCGCCCGCCTCGTGGTAGGCGTGGGGTCACTTGTAGTCCTTGAGATTTTCTGCTGGGGCAAAGCAAGGGCCAGCGTGATCGAAACGATTTCCGCGGCATCAATCGTGGCAGGATATGTCGTGTGGTTGCTGCCGGCGCTTCAGACTACGGCTGTCGAGAGTATTCGCCTCTACATGATCTTCGGCACCATTTTCATGATGGGGGCCAACCTCTTTTTCATTTTTCCGTTCGTGCTGTCGGTCGTTACCTCTGTCGCGGTGTTGGGTATCCTACTTGGCAGTATGCTGGCTATGTTCCCCGGCGATCTGGTCTACGCGATCAATTTCGGGCTCTTTTACGTTTCCTGCTTCATTTTCACCTCTTACGTGAACTGGAAGCTGAACGGGGAGCGCTACAACGTATTCTTAAACGCGCTTGAAGCGGCGCACCAACATCGAGAATCGGAAAAACGTGGGCTCGCGCTCGAGCGCCTCTCCAACACTGACTATCTGACTGGCGTCGAAAACCGCCGCGCTGTCGACAAGCGACTCCGCGACTACTGGAACGACTGGCAGAGCGAAGGCAAGGCCTTTGCTGCGATCTTGGTCGATGTCGACTTCTTCAAGAAATACAACGACTTCTATGGCCATCAGGCCGGCGACCGCTGCCTGATATTGGTCGCGAGCGTGCTCAACGACACGCTGAAGCCGCTCAATGCATCGGTCGGCCGCTACGGCGGCGAAGAGTTCATCGTGCTGTCACGCGTCACGGGCCGCGATCAAGTCATGGCGCTTTGCGAGATCATCCGCAGCGCCGTGGAGGGACTGCATCTCGTCCACGACCAGCGACGTGATGGCCAGGCGGTGGTGACCGTCAGTGTCGGTGCCTCCTATACGCGTCCGCAGAGCGGCCCCAAGCTCGAACGCATCATCAACGAGGCGGACCGGGCGCTCTATTCGGCCAAGGCGAACGGTCGCAACTGCATCCGGCTGTTCAACCCGAACGATCCTCTGACCAGCGACGACAATGAGAACATCGCGGCGACGCTGAGGATGGCGGTCAAGAACGACCTGGTTCATCTCGTCTATCAGCCGATCCAGAACCTTCGCACCGGCCGCATCGAAGCGGTCGAGTCGCTGATGCGGATGAAGATGGTCGACGGCACGCCGCTGTCGCCGGCCCAGTTCATCCCGGTCGCCGAGCGCACCGGCGCCATCCTCGATCTCGGCCTCTGGGCGATCCGCCGGGCCTGCACCGAAGTGCTGGCGACCGGCATAGCGCCGATGGCGAGCGTCAATGTATCGGCCATTCAGCTCAAGTCGCGCGGCTTTGCGCTGGCCGTCTCTACGATCCTCGAAGAGACCGGCGTTTCCGGTTCGCAGCTCGCCTTCGAGATCACCGAGGGCATCGACATGGAAGGGCAGTCGGATGTCATCCGCTGCATCACCGATCTGCAGGCGCTCGGGATCCGCATCTGGCTCGACGACTTCGGCACGGGCTTTGCCGGCCTCTCCTGGCTGCGCCTGTTCCCATTCGACACCGTCAAGATCGATCGCTCCTTCCTGCAGGACGCCCGCCGTCCGGCAGGGCGCGCCATGCTCGAGGACATCATCCGCCTCATCCGCAATCGCGGCCTGAAGATCCTGATCGAGGGCCTGGAGACGGCTGACCACGTCGAGCTTATGCACGAACTCGGGATCGAACTCGGCCAGGGCTATTATCTCGGCCGTCCGGTGCCGATCGACGAAGTCAAGATCAAGTCCTTTCCGCGACTGGCGAGCGTGTCCGGCCTTTGAGGGCGAGTGCTGATTGACCCCAGAATTGGACGATCGACACCTCTGCGTTTCCTGAACGAAATCAGTAGTATCCGGCCAGATTCCAATCTGGACGGATACACGCATGAGCACGGTCGACGCAACTCAACGGACCGGACAGCCTGATTTTGCCGAGAAGCTGCTGAAAGACACCTCCATCAGGGTGAGCGACAGCTATCTCGACGCCTTCCGCAGCCATGTCGATCCGGTGCAGCATGAAGCAGGCACACTCCTCTTCCGAAAAGGCGATGACAGCAGCTTCGCCATCCTGATCGCCGAGGGCGAGATCGAGGTCTATGACGAGGAGAGCGGCAATGTTCTCGCGATCGCCGGCGAAGGGTCCCTGATCGGGGAATTGGGGCTGATCAGCGGCGATCCGCGCAGCGCTTCGGCCAGAACACTGACCCCGCTGCGTGGCTGGACAATCGACCGCGCGCAGTATCGCGAGTTCCTGAGCGATCGGCCCGAACTCGCCACCCTCTTCTTCCACAAGATCTATGCTCAGCTGTCGGCGAGTTACGGCAAGCTCAGGCAGCAGTTCGTGGCGCTCGAGCAGGCTGATCGGCGCTATCACGCGCTGGCCTTCCTCTTCGTCACCATGGTTCTGATGATCAACATCTACGCCCTGGTGAACAGCCTCATCCTGACCAATCTCAAGGAGACCCATCAGTCGCAGGTGATGTTCTGGACTTCGCGGGTGATGGAAGTCTGGGGCGCCTTCGTCATCTGGGGACTGACCGTGCGCTGCGGTCTGACGCGACACGACATGGGCATCCGGATGGAGAACCTCTGGAAGTCGATTGGCATGGGACTGGCCATCAGCGCCGTCGCTCTGGCCGCCATGGCCTATTTCCGCACCATTCTCTATCCGGAGCTTCAGGGAACGCCGATACTCGACCCGAAGCTGGTGACGATCACCGTCTACACCTACATCATCGTCGCGCCACTGCAGGAGTGGATCTGCCGCGGGGTGCTGCTGACGGCGATTGCCGATCTGATGCCGGGCAAAACCCGCCCGATGTCGGCGATCGTGATCACCTCGCTGATCTTCTCCACCCTGCATCTGCACTATTCTCAGCCGCTCGCCGTCGTCGCCCTCGTCTCCGGCATTGTCTGGGGCTGGTTGCACCTGAAGTATCGGAACCTCGCTGGCCCCATCGTATCGCACTTCATCCTCGGCAATGCAGCGACGCTGATGGGTGTCTGGTCGATTTGGGAGCGTGGCTGACAGACAAAAGCCGGACGGAAGCGACCGGCTGTCATTGTCTGAGGCCCTGGGATCAGCCCGAGAATTTGCCGCTGCGCGGGAAACCCTTCGGGACAAGGCGGCCGGCCGAGGCGCGATCACCCTGCCATTCGACGAGTTCATCCTTCGTCTTGGTGAAGGTGCGTCCGGCACTGTCGGCCCATGTCAGACCGTCTGCGATCGCGAAGAACTTGACGTCGGAGATGCCGCCATCCTTGTAGCGCTGCAGGCGCACGCCCTTGCCGCGGGTCATTTCAGGGATCTGGGTCAGGGGGAAGACCACGAGCTTGCGGTTTTCGCCAACGACCGCCAGATGATCGCCGCTGACGGGGACCACGAGCTTTGCCTCATCAGGCATGCCGACATTCATCACCTGCTTGCCCTTGCGGGTGTTGGCGACAACCTCCCCTTCCGGCACGATGAAGCCGTTGCCAGCGGTAGAGACGAAGATCAGCTTGCGGCTTGCATCATGGACAAAGGCGGTCAGCACGTCCTGATCGTTTTCCATGTCGACCATGATGCGCAGTGGCTCGCCGTGGCCACGGCCACCGGGCAGCTTGTCACCGCCGAGCGTGTAGACCTTGCCGCCCGTGGTCACGAGCAGGATCTTGTCCGTCGTCTGGGCCGGGAAGGCCACCTTCAATCCGTCGCCTTCCTTGAAGGTCAGCGACGAGGTCTCGGAGATGTGGCCCTTCAGCGCGCGGATCCAGCCCTTTTCGGAGATGACGACGGTGATCGGTTCCTTTTCGATCATCGCCTGCTGGATCGCTTCGACATCCGCACTCGGAGCGTCGGAGAAGACGGTGCGGCGGCGGCCGAGCTCGGTCGCCTTGGCGTATTTCTTCTTCACCTCGCCGATTTCCCAGGCGACGGTCTGCCACTGCTTGTCATCGGAGGCGAGCAGGGATTCGATTTCGGCCTTCTCGGCCGACAGCGCCTCATGCTCCTTGCGGATCTCGAACTCTTCGAGCTTGCGCAGATTGCGGAGCCGCATGTTGAGAATGGCTTCGGCCTGATTGTCGGTCAGATCCCATTTGGCGATCAGGACAGGCTTCGGCTCATCTTCCTCGCGGATGATCCGGATCACCTCGTCGAGGTTGAGATAGGCGATCAGCAACCCGCCGAGGATTTCAAGGCGTCTATCGATGGCAGCCAGACGGAACTTCGAACGGCGGATGAGAACGTCCTTGCGATGGGCGAGCCACTCGGTCAGCACCTCGTTGAGGGCCATGACCTTCGGCACCTTGCCCTGGGAGAGGACGTTCATGTTGAGCGGAATGCGGCTTTCGAGCTCGGTGAGCTTGAAGAGCGATTCCATCAGCAGCGTGGCGTCGACCGTGCGGCTCTTCGGGACGAGGACGAGGCGAACATCTTCCGCGCTTTCGTCGCGCACGTCTTCCAGAAGCGGCAGGCGGCGGGCTATCAGCAGTTCGGCGATCTTTTCGATCAGGCGCGACTTCTGCACCTGGAACGGGATCTGGGTGACGATGATCTGGTAGCCGCCGCGGCCGAGGTCTTCGGTCTCCCATTTGGCACGGACGCGGAAACCACCGCGACCGGTGCGATAGGTTTCGAGCATCGAGGCGCGGCTCTCGACGATCACGCCTCCAGTCGGGAAGTCGGGGCCTTCGATGCCGCCGCGTTCCGGATGGGCGGGATCTGCCAGCAGCTCCTCGACGGGAGCGCCGGGGTTCTTGATCAGGTAGAGGGCCGCGTCGCAGAGCTCATGGGCGTTGTGCGGAGGAATGGACGTCGCCATGCCGACCGCGATGCCCGAGGCGCCGTTGGCCAGCAGGTTCGGGAAGGCACCCGGCAGAACCGTCGGCTCGTCGTCTTCCTCGTTATAGGTCGGGCGAAAATCGACCGCGTCCTGATCGATGCCCTCGAGCAGCAGGGCCGCGACGTCGGTCATGCGGGCTTCGGTGTAACGATAGGCGGCTGCACTGTCGCCGTCGATGTTGCCGAAGTTGCCCTGCCCGTCCACGACCGGATAGCGCTGCGAGAAATCCTGCGCGAGGCGCACCAAGGCGTCATAGACCGACTGGTCGCCATGCGGGTGGAACTTACCGATGACGTCGCCGACGATACGGGCGCATTTCTTGAAGGCCGAGTTCGGGCGAATGCCCATCTCGCTCATCGCGTGGATGATGCGGCGATGCACGGGCTTCAGGCCGTCGCGGACGTCCGGCAGCGCACGATGCATGATCGTCGACAAGGCATAGGCGAGATAGCGCTCTTCGAGCGCCGCCTTCAGGTCAACAGGAAGAATGTGATCGCCACCCTCATCGGGCGGAAGCTGATTTGTCCCCATGGGTTTCCCCTATCGGAGAAGACCCGCAACAGCAAGGAATCCGGGGATTCTGCCTGTGGATTAAGGCGATGTGACCGCCATCACGCCGCAATCTTGCTGCATCAGGCTATGGCGAAAACCGGTGGACGTTTTTTCAATCCCACTTATAAATATCGCCGACCAATTTTGTCCGCACTTCTCGCGGAACCAGCACGAAGGACCTTCTCATGACCCAGTACAGCTCCACCC
Encoded here:
- a CDS encoding DUF6163 family protein; translated protein: MEADSSQTPIRSLTETIFVLFLRVVALSCLWFGLQYWALLVGYSQNGLGRFDLLSTPWRVAATGLAVVFPVAALGLWVAGSWGPVMWLLAAGGQMLMFTVWPEIFGRNTLAVTMHSVVFVVFVVFRLALWLEGRHKQERITVDLP
- the hemB gene encoding porphobilinogen synthase, producing the protein MTDKTHQVDDVTGHRRMRRLRKADWQRRMVLENRLTVDDLIWPIFVVPGSGIMEPIAAMPGVFRMSVDKAVEAAREAADLGIPALATFPNVEMELRDQTGSEVLKGNNLLNQVTAAIKKAVPNIGVITDVALDPFTSHGHDGILRDGEIVNDETVDQLVRAAVAQADAGSDIIAPSDMMDGRIGAIRRGLDAAGHQSVGIMSYATKFASCYYGPYREAISTSGLLKGDKKTYYIDPANGTEAVRDAALDVEEGADMLMVKPGLPYLDICWRLKESFGLPVFAYQVSGEYSQIKAAAANGWIDGERAMLETLLCFKRAGCDGILTYFAPEVARLLAKQG
- a CDS encoding RDD family protein codes for the protein MSLDSNSSYAAPEDWRAYSGVLSRRVFAFLVDYLFIGLLWIPAAVVVFFLGILTLGLGWLLYPILFFVVAGLYFGMSLAGPSQSTPGMRMMGIAMVRLDGRKIDFVTAVAHLALFWILNSVLTPLVLLAGLFIERSRLVHDLLLGTAAVRTY
- a CDS encoding arginyltransferase; the encoded protein is MNTQTSPSPQFYLTAPAPCPYLSGEMERKVFTHLVGQRATEMNDLLTQGGFRRSQNIAYRPACESCRACVSVRVLVNEFEPSRGFKRVEAANTDLVSTVFPAQPSTEQFSLFRHYLDHRHQNGGMSDMSALDYAIMVEDSHVQTRVIEYRLRSPGDGISAQPRGELIAVALSDLMSDGLSMVYSFYNPEMEKRSLGTMMVLDHIRRAKALGLPHVYLGYWVQGSKKMGYKTRFQPQEHLMNQGWTRFPLDSEG
- a CDS encoding methyltransferase gives rise to the protein MSQTGFTLDGESLITPEAIAAHVVAPGTEWRDEELRTARTALGLTLGIALQQFEQGAEPRQIIHRIAGSLHDIRKRYSPSVWQQLIPIAQQHPVARYFLEDPFTRWSFEKPRGYSGDAQLLDFIYGHPSVADRIAGASPLGKALYNYTKDASSSVAVRERRDLLTQHVDEIASSRGSGAEVLTIAAGHLREANRSFALQEGRLKRWVALDQDPLSVGSISRDLGGTCVEAVDGSVRGILAGRHDFGKFDFVYAAGLYDYLNDKVSIKLTQRCLNMLKPNGVFLFANFATDIMVDGYMETFMNWALLLRSETDMRRIINGSVGDLPVEATVRFGQNKNIVYGIIRKLS
- a CDS encoding putative bifunctional diguanylate cyclase/phosphodiesterase produces the protein MSHAALNDLEATGKTCPSQAPVSALRRLYQTHTGPVRVTSARQGLWVAVFVYMLFSVSDLVLIPDVASATILARLVVGVGSLVVLEIFCWGKARASVIETISAASIVAGYVVWLLPALQTTAVESIRLYMIFGTIFMMGANLFFIFPFVLSVVTSVAVLGILLGSMLAMFPGDLVYAINFGLFYVSCFIFTSYVNWKLNGERYNVFLNALEAAHQHRESEKRGLALERLSNTDYLTGVENRRAVDKRLRDYWNDWQSEGKAFAAILVDVDFFKKYNDFYGHQAGDRCLILVASVLNDTLKPLNASVGRYGGEEFIVLSRVTGRDQVMALCEIIRSAVEGLHLVHDQRRDGQAVVTVSVGASYTRPQSGPKLERIINEADRALYSAKANGRNCIRLFNPNDPLTSDDNENIAATLRMAVKNDLVHLVYQPIQNLRTGRIEAVESLMRMKMVDGTPLSPAQFIPVAERTGAILDLGLWAIRRACTEVLATGIAPMASVNVSAIQLKSRGFALAVSTILEETGVSGSQLAFEITEGIDMEGQSDVIRCITDLQALGIRIWLDDFGTGFAGLSWLRLFPFDTVKIDRSFLQDARRPAGRAMLEDIIRLIRNRGLKILIEGLETADHVELMHELGIELGQGYYLGRPVPIDEVKIKSFPRLASVSGL
- a CDS encoding CPBP family glutamic-type intramembrane protease, producing the protein MSTVDATQRTGQPDFAEKLLKDTSIRVSDSYLDAFRSHVDPVQHEAGTLLFRKGDDSSFAILIAEGEIEVYDEESGNVLAIAGEGSLIGELGLISGDPRSASARTLTPLRGWTIDRAQYREFLSDRPELATLFFHKIYAQLSASYGKLRQQFVALEQADRRYHALAFLFVTMVLMINIYALVNSLILTNLKETHQSQVMFWTSRVMEVWGAFVIWGLTVRCGLTRHDMGIRMENLWKSIGMGLAISAVALAAMAYFRTILYPELQGTPILDPKLVTITVYTYIIVAPLQEWICRGVLLTAIADLMPGKTRPMSAIVITSLIFSTLHLHYSQPLAVVALVSGIVWGWLHLKYRNLAGPIVSHFILGNAATLMGVWSIWERG
- the parC gene encoding DNA topoisomerase IV subunit A produces the protein MGTNQLPPDEGGDHILPVDLKAALEERYLAYALSTIMHRALPDVRDGLKPVHRRIIHAMSEMGIRPNSAFKKCARIVGDVIGKFHPHGDQSVYDALVRLAQDFSQRYPVVDGQGNFGNIDGDSAAAYRYTEARMTDVAALLLEGIDQDAVDFRPTYNEEDDEPTVLPGAFPNLLANGASGIAVGMATSIPPHNAHELCDAALYLIKNPGAPVEELLADPAHPERGGIEGPDFPTGGVIVESRASMLETYRTGRGGFRVRAKWETEDLGRGGYQIIVTQIPFQVQKSRLIEKIAELLIARRLPLLEDVRDESAEDVRLVLVPKSRTVDATLLMESLFKLTELESRIPLNMNVLSQGKVPKVMALNEVLTEWLAHRKDVLIRRSKFRLAAIDRRLEILGGLLIAYLNLDEVIRIIREEDEPKPVLIAKWDLTDNQAEAILNMRLRNLRKLEEFEIRKEHEALSAEKAEIESLLASDDKQWQTVAWEIGEVKKKYAKATELGRRRTVFSDAPSADVEAIQQAMIEKEPITVVISEKGWIRALKGHISETSSLTFKEGDGLKVAFPAQTTDKILLVTTGGKVYTLGGDKLPGGRGHGEPLRIMVDMENDQDVLTAFVHDASRKLIFVSTAGNGFIVPEGEVVANTRKGKQVMNVGMPDEAKLVVPVSGDHLAVVGENRKLVVFPLTQIPEMTRGKGVRLQRYKDGGISDVKFFAIADGLTWADSAGRTFTKTKDELVEWQGDRASAGRLVPKGFPRSGKFSG